A genome region from Etheostoma cragini isolate CJK2018 chromosome 4, CSU_Ecrag_1.0, whole genome shotgun sequence includes the following:
- the scn8ab gene encoding sodium channel, voltage gated, type VIII, alpha subunit b isoform X7 — translation MAAPLMSPPGPDSFKKFTPESLAKIEKRISEEKNKKPPKPRSDSSHRDTSDDNEPKPNSDLEAGKSLPFIYGDVPPGMSGVPLEDLDPYYQNLNMKTFIVLNKGKTIFRFSATPSLYIISPFNLLRRIAIKILIHALFSMIIMCTILTNCIFMTFSDPPEWSKQVEYTFTGIYTFESLTKIVARGFAIDGFTFLRDPWNWLDFMVISMAYITEFVNLGNVSALRTFRVLRALKTISVIPGLKTIVGALIQSVKKLSDVMILTVFCLSVFALIGLQLFMGNLRQKCVIWPINMTEQYLANGSRGFDWKEYIMNDSNFYFLPGQLDALLCGNSSDSGRCPEGFMCMKAGRNPNYGYTSFDSFGWAFLTLFRLMTQDFWENLYMLTLRAAGKTYMIFFVLVIFVGSFYLVNLILAVVAMAYEEQNQATIEEAEQKEAEFKAMLEQLKRQQDETQAAAMATSAGTVSEAALEDEGGGHLSRSSSEVSKLSSKSAKERRNRKKKWRQKEQEKEKGDSEKVVKSESDDGSKKSTIRFPGSRLGRKTSIMNQSLLSIPGSPFMSRHNSRSSIFSFKGRSKDMGSENEFADDEHSTVEESEDRRGSLFIPYRRNSYSGYSQGSSRIHPLAPHSGGKRNSTVDCNGVVSLTGPGPGRRLLPETTDVEIKKKHSGSLMVSVDQLNSSFKGKDRANSQMSVVTNTLLEELEESQRKCPPCWYKFANIFLIWECFPLWLKIKHITYLIVMDPFVDLAITICIVLNTLFMAMEHYPMTEEFQGVLSVGNLVFTGIFAGEMFAKLIAMDPYYYFQEGWNCFDGFIVTLSLVELGLADVEGLSVLRSFRLLRVFKLAKSWPTLNMLIKIIGNSVGALGNLTLVLAIIVFIFAVVGMQLFGKNYKDCVCKIAPSCELPRWHMHDFFHSFLIVFRVLCGEWIETMWDCMEVAGQTMCLTVFMMVMVIGNLVVLNLFLALLLSSFSADNLAATDDDGEPNNLQLAVARIKIGIAWFKVNMRIVVATVLKKPIEDEQKPLDEMYEKKLNCIANHTVDINRELDYAKNGNGTTSGIGSSVGKYMIDEDYMSFIHNPNLTVCVPIAVGESDFENLNTEDFSSESDVENSKDLDDTSSSEGSTIDIKPDVEDVAVVEVVEEYVDPEACWTDECVAKYKCCDVPITHGWGKHWWFLRKTCYLIVEHNWFETLIIFMILLSSGALAFEDVYIEQRKTIRIILEYADRVFTYIFILEMLLKWVAYGFVKYFTNAWCWLDFFIVDVSIVSLIANALGYSDLGPIKSLRTLRALRPLRALSRFEGMRVVVNALVGAIPSIMNVLLVCLIFWLIFSIMGVNLFAGKYYYCYNETAEENFFPDVVNNKTECFALINANFSEVRWKNVKINFDNVGAGYLALLQVATFKGWMDIMYAAIDSRKVEDQPIYEDNLYMYIYFVIFIIFGSFFTLNLFIGVIIDNFNQQKKKFGGQDIFMTEEQKKYYNAMKKLGSKKPQKPIPRPQNQIQGMVFDFVTQQVFDISIMILICLNMVTMMVETDDQTEDTEVVLYWVNFIFIVVFTCEFVLKLFALRHYYFTNGWNIFDVVVVILSIVGMFLADLIEKYFVSPTLFRVIRLARIGRILRLIKGAKGIRTLLFALMMSLPALFNIGLLLFLVMFIFSIFGMSNFGYVKHGAGIDDMYNFETFGNSMIILFMITTSAGWDGLLLPILNYAPDCDPLLENPGTPATGDCGNPSVGIFFFVMYIIISFLIVVNMYIAIILENFSVATEESADPLSEDDFETFYEIWEKFDPDACQFITYAKLSDFADSLEHPLRVPKPNTIELIAMDMPMVSGDRIHCLDILFAFTKRVLGDSGELDMLRQQMEERFVAANPSKVSYEPITTTLRRKQEDVSSKIIQRAYRSYLARRGFVCKRKPANNKVENGGNNQEQEKKEGTPSTASLPSYDSVTKPDKEKQDDNNEGKGGRKEKGRNQKDIRESKC, via the exons aCATTTATAGTCCtcaacaaaggaaaaacaatcTTCCGCTTCAGTGCCACGCCCTCCTTGTACATCATAAGCCCGTTTAATCTACTAAGGCGAATAGCTATTAAGATTTTGATACATGC GTTATTCAGCATGATCATCATGTGTACGATTTTGACCAACTGTATATTCATGACATTTAGTGACCCCCCAGAATGGTCCAAACAAGTAGA GTATACCTTCACAGGTATCTATACGTTTGAATCACTCACAAAAATTGTTGCCAGAGGCTTCGCTATAGATGGGTTTACCTTTCTCAGAGACCCATGGAACTGGCTGGATTTCATGGTCATCTCAATGGC GTATATAACAGAGTTTGTAAACCTAGGCAATGTGTCAGCTCTGCGTACGTTCAGGGTTCTGAGGGCTTTGAAAACAATTTCAGTTATCCCAG GCCTGAAGACCATTGTGGGTGCTCTGATCCAGTCGGTGAAGAAGCTGTCGGATGTGATGATCCTGACCGTCTTCTGTCTCAGTGTCTTTGCTCTAATTGGACTACAGCTCTTTATGGGGAACTTAAGGCAGAAGTGTGTAATCTGGCCAATCAACATGACTGAGCAATACCTGGCAAATGGCAGCAGGGGCTTTGACTGGAAGGAATACATCATGAATGACT ctaATTTCTACTTCCTTCCTGGTCAGCTTGATGCTCTGCTATGTGGGAATAGTTCTGACTCAGG GCGATGTCCAGAGGGCTTTATGTGTATGAAAGCCGGAAGGAACCCTAACTATGGTTACACCAGCTTTGACAGCTTTGGATGGGCTTTCCTCACCCTTTTTCGCCTCATGACCCAAGACTTCTGGGAAAATCTCTACATGCTG ACTCTACGAGCTGCAGGGAAAACATATATGATCTTCTTTGTGCTGGTCATCTTTGTGGGCTCTTTCTACCTGGTGAATCTCATCTTGGCTGTGGTGGCCATGGCTTATGAGGAGCAGAACCAGGCCACTATTGAGGAGGCGGAGCAGAAAGAGGCAGAATTCAAGGCCATGCTGGAACAGCTTAAGAGGCAGCAGGATGAAACACAG gcTGCCGCCATGGCGACATCTGCAGGCACTGTGTCAGAGGCTGCGTTAGAGGATGAAGGAGGAGGGCACTTGTCACGGAGCTCTTCTGAGGTGTCCAAGCTTAGCTCAAAGAGTGCCAAGGAGCGTCGAAATCGCAAGAAGAAATGGCGTCAGAAAgagcaggagaaagagaagggagacaGTGAGAAGGTTGTTAAGTCTGAGTCAGACGATGGCAGCAAGAAAAGTACCATTCGTTTCCCAGGAAGCCGGCTGGGGAGGAAGACATCCATTATGAACCAG TCACTGCTGAGCATCCCAGGTTCACCCTTCATGTCGCGCCACAACAGCCGCAGCAGCATCTTCAGCTTCAAAGGCCGTTCCAAGGACATGGGCTCAGAAAACGAGTTTGCCGACGATGAGCACAGTACAGTAGAGGAGAGCGAAGACCGCCGAGGCTCCCTGTTTATCCCTTACCGCCGCAACAGCTACAGTGGCTACAGCCAAGGCTCATCACGCATTCACCCGCTGGCACCCCACTCTGGAGGGAAGAGGAACAGCACAGTGGACTGCAATGGCGTGGTGTCTCTCACCGGCCCTGGGCCCGGCAGACGGCTTCTGCCTGAG ACTACTGACGTGGAGATTAAGAAGAAGCACTCTGGCTCTCTCATGGTATCTGTGGATCAGCTCAACTCTTCCTTCAAAGGAAAGGACCGTGCCAACAGTCAGATGAGCGTAGTCACCAACACACTTCTAGAGG AGTTGGAGGAGTCTCAGAGGAAGTGCCCTCCTTGTTGGTACAAGTTTGCCAACATCTTCCTCATCTGGGAGTGCTTTCCTTTGTGGCTGAAGATTAAGCACATAACTTACTTGATTGTCATGGACCCATTTGTTGACCTGGCCATCACCATCTGTATTGTCCTCAATACCCTCTTCATGGCCATGGAGCATTACCCCATGACTGAGGAATTTCAAGGGGTTCTTTCTGTTGGCAACCTG GTTTTCACAGGCATCTTTGCTGGGGAGATGTTTGCCAAGCTGATTGCCATGGATCCCTACTACTACTTCCAGGAAGGCTGGAACTGCTTTGACGGCTTCATTGTGACTCTGAGTTTAGTTGAGCTGGGACTGGCTGATGTGGAAGGTCTGTCAGTGCTCAGGTCATTCCGATTG TTAAGAGTGTTCAAACTAGCAAAATCGTGGCCCACCCTCAACATGCTGATCAAGATCATTGGTAATTCAGTGGGAGCTCTGGGTAATCTGACGCTGGTGCTGGCCATCATCGTTTTCATCTTTGCCGTCGTGGGCATGCAGCTGTTTGGCAAAAACTACAAGGACTGTGTGTGTAAGATCGCCCCGTCCTGTGAACTGCCTCGCTGGCACATGCATGACTTCTTCCACTCCTTCCTGATTGTGTTCAGAGTGTTGTGTGGGGAGTGGATTGAGACCATGTGGGACTGTATGGAGGTGGCAGGACAGACCATGTGCCTCACCGTCTTCATGATGGTCATGGTCATCGGAAACCTGGTg GTGCTGAACCTGTTCCTGGCCTTGCTGCTGAGCTCATTCAGTGCAGACAACCTCGCTGCCACAGATGACGATGGTGAACCCAACAACCTCCAACTTGCAGTTGCCCGCATTAAGATAGGGATCGCCTGGTTCAAGGTTAACATGCGGATCGTAGTAGCCACAGTGCTGAAAAAG CCTATAGAGGATGAACAGAAGCCTTTGGATGAAATGTACGAGAAGAAGCTCAACTGCATTGCAAACCACACAGTGGACATTAACCGTGAACTGGACTATGCTAAAAATGGCAATGGCACCACCAGCGGGATTGGGAGCAGTGTGGGAAAGTATATGATTGACGAGGACTACATGTCTTTCATCCACAACCCCAACCTCACTGTCTGTGTTCCCATCGCTGTTGGCGAGTCAGACTTCGAAAACCTAAACACGGAAGACTTTAGCAGTGAATCGGATGTGGAGAACAGTAAAGAT CTGGATGATACTAGTTCGTCTGAGGGCAGCACAATAGACATCAAGCCTGATGTGGAGGACGTTGCAGTGGTGGAGGTAGTGGAGGAGTATGTTGACCCAGAAGCTTGCTGGACAGATG AGTGTGTGGCCAAATACAAGTGCTGTGATGTTCCTATCACTCACGGCTGGGGAAAACACTGGTGGTTCCTGAGGAAGACCTGCTACCTGATTGTAGAACACAACTGGTTTGAAACCCTCATCATCTTCATGATCCTGCTCAGCAGTGGAGCCCTG GCCTTTGAGGATGTGTACATTGAGCAAAGGAAGACAATCCGCATCATTCTGGAGTATGCTGATCGGGTTTTCACCTATATCTTCATCCTGGAGATGTTGCTGAAATGGGTGGCCTACGGCTTTGTCAAGTACTTCACCAATGCCTGGTGTTGGTTAGACTTCTTCATTGTGGAT GTGTCTATAGTCAGCCTTATAGCTAATGCGTTGGGCTACTCCGATCTAGGCCCGATTAAATCACTCAGGACACTGAGGGCCTTGAGACCCCTCAGGGCCCTGTCACGTTTTGAAGGGATGAGG GTTGTGGTAAACGCCTTGGTGGGTGCAATCCCCTCCATCATGAATGTGCTGCTGGTGTGTCTCATCTTCTGGCTCATCTTCAGCATCATGGGTGTCAACCTGTTTGCTGGAAAGTATTACTACTGTTACAATGAGACAGCCGAGGAGAACTTCTTCCCTGATGTcgtcaacaacaaaacagagtgttTTGCACTCATTAATGCAAACTTCTCTGAAGTCAGATGGAAAAATGTCAAGATCAATTTTGACAATGTCGGTGCAGGATACCTGGCACTTCTGCAAGTG GCAACATTCAAAGGTTGGATGGACATTATGTATGCGGCAATAGATTCTCGAAAG GTGGAGGACCAGCCTATCTACGAGGACAACTTATACATGTACATCTACTttgtcatcttcatcatctttgGCTCGTTCTTCACTCTAAACCTCTTCATTGGTGTCATCATTGATAACTTCaaccaacaaaagaaaaag TTTGGAGGTCAGGATATCTTCATGACGGAGGAACAGAAGAAATACTACAATGCCATGAAGAAACTAGGGTCAAAGAAACCACAAAAACCAATACCCAGGCCGCAG AACCAGATCCAGGGCATGGTGTTTGACTTTGTGACGCAGCAGGTGTTCGACATCTCCATCATGATCTTAATCTGCCTTAACATGGTCACCATGATGGTGGAGACAGACGATCAGACCGAGGACACTGAGGTTGTGCTTTACTGGGTCAACTTCATCTTCATTGTGGTCTTCACTTGCGAGTTTGTATTGAAGCTCTTTGCGCTGCGCCACTACTACTTCACCAATGGTTGGAACATCTTCGATGTTGTTGTGGTCATCCTTTCAATTGTAG GAATGTTTCTGGCTGACCTGATTGAGAAGTACTTTGTGTCACCAACACTCTTCAGGGTGATTCGTCTGGCTCGTATCGGCAGGATCCTGCGTCTCATCAAGGGGGCCAAAGGAATCAGAACTCTGCTGTTTGCCCtaatgatgtcacttcctgccTTGTTCAACATTGGCTTACTTCTTTTCCTGGTTATGttcattttctccatctttGGCATGTCCAACTTTGGCTATGTGAAACACGGGGCTGGAATTGATGATATGTACAACTTTGAGACCTTCGGCAACAGCATGATCATCCTGTTTATGATCACCACGTCAGCTGGCTGGGACGGCCTGCTGCTGCCCATTCTTAACTACGCTCCAGACTGCGACCCCTTACTGGAAAATCCTGGCACCCCTGCCACAGGAGACTGTGGCAACCCTTCTGTGGGCATCTTCTTCTTTGTTATGTATATCATTATTTCTTTCCTCATTGTGGTCAACATGTACATCGCCATCATCTTGGAGAACTTCAGTGTGGCCACAGAGGAGAGTGCCGACCCACTCAGCGAGGATGACTTTGAGACCTTTTATGAGATTTGGGAGAAGTTTGACCCTGATGCGTGCCAGTTCATCACCTATGCCAAGCTTTCGGACTTTGCTGATTCACTTGAACACCCACTCCGAGTCCCCAAGCCCAACACCATTGAACTGATCGCCATGGACATGCCTATGGTGAGTGGTGACCGCATCCACTGCCTGGACATCCTTTTTGCCTTCACTAAGCGTGTGCTGGGTGACAGTGGCGAGTTGGACATGTTGAGGCAACAAATGGAGGAGCGTTTTGTGGCTGCCAATCCCTCCAAGGTCTCTTACGAGCCAATCACCACCACTCTGAGGCGCAAGCAGGAGGATGTGTCATCCAAAATAATTCAAAGGGCCTACCGTTCCTACCTGGCAAGGCGGGGCTTTGTCTGTAAGCGCAAACCAGCCAATAACAAAGTGGAGAATGGCGGGAACAATCAGGAACAAGAAAAGAAGGAGGGCACTCCCTCAACTGCCTCCCTGCCTTCTTATGACAGTGTAACCAAACCTGACAAGGAGAAACAGGATGACAACAATGAGGgcaagggagggaggaaagagaaaggaagaaaccAAAAAGACATCAGGGAATCTAAATGTTAG